One window of Nymphaea colorata isolate Beijing-Zhang1983 chromosome 1, ASM883128v2, whole genome shotgun sequence genomic DNA carries:
- the LOC116265755 gene encoding uncharacterized protein LOC116265755 isoform X2 produces MRFQVPFLKQDISSCNQSIPQLTGTLSCKENDNTSSPTRPQEFGAGTSISPSPLVAWHAEYQAENGRQLFLLTPLPKAKVMSVKRQDCLASTLKYHSKIGPSTNQLSIPENCQDDRSQRVAAAKGEAVHGMVEKVATDPEKALDSISDSAFMKANSSQSGVRLKSKLLSNQKCSNATFLMTPCLKMSPPKTCLLLEQISENCETEQNNPPEITPITVRVLHFDETHSVEQSKGDISKILASRYPTMFQLARPSKTVCLKQELEASPENLISPPKTCILLAPSPSVNRTPVIDDVANQKAVMSVSTSEINEEDDGQVQFCEELLHDATTNMAVPECTPRSLGKARNTGKAPGEQTLKRELWTKFEAISVHSSKLNCSADTIPTKFLHRLEEASEE; encoded by the exons ATGAGATTCCAAGTGCCATTCCTGAAACAAGATATATCTTCATGCAACCAATCTATACCACAGCTAACGGGAACTTTGTCCtgcaaagaaaatgataatACCAGTTCACCCACAAGACCACAAGAATTTGGTGCAGGAACATCAATTTCTCCTTCACCACTTGTAGCCTGGCATGCAGAATACCAAGCTGAGAATGGGAGACAACTATTTCTGCTGACACCCCTGCCAAAAGCAAAAGTTATGTCAGTCAAACGCCAAGATTGCTTGGCATCTACACTGAAGTATCACAGTAAGATTGGCCCTTCTACCAATCAATTGTCTATTCCTGAAAATTGCCAAGATGATCGATCCCAAAGGGTAGCTGCTGCAAAAGGGGAAGCGGTCCATGGTATGGTTGAAAAGGTAGCAACAGATCCTGAGAAGGCATTGGATAGTATTTCTGATTCTGCTTTCATGAAGGCAAACTCTTCACAATCTGGTGTTCGATTGAAATCGAAGCTCTTGAGTAATCAGAAATGCAGTAATGCAACTTTTCTCATGACACCTTGTTTGAAAATGTCTCCACCAAAAACATGCTTGTTACTGGAACAAATCTCTGAAAATTGTGAAACAGAACAAAACAATCCTCCTGAGATTACTCCAATTACTGTTAGAgttcttcattttgatgaaaCTCACTCAGTTGAGCAATCTAAGGGAGATATTTCAAAGATCTTGGCTTCGAGGTACCCCACAATGTTTCAATTGGCAAGGCCCAGTAAGACAGTATGCCTGAAGCAAGAACTTGAAGCTTCTCCTGAAAATCTTATCTCACCTCCTAAAACTTGTATCCTACTGGCACCATCGCCATCTGTCAATAGAACCCCGGTCATTGATGATGTTGCCAACCAGAAAGCGGTCATGAGCGTCTCAACTTCTGAAATAAATGAGGAAGATGATGGTCAAGTTCAATTTTGTGAAGAGTTACTTCATGATG CTACCACAAATATGGCAGTTCCAGAATGCACTCCAAGGAGCTtgggaaaagcaagaaacactGGTAAAGCACCTGGTGAGCAGACACTTAAAAGGGAATTATGGACTAAATTTGAAGCAATCTCTGTTCATTCTTCAAAGTTAAATTGTTCAGCTGACACGATTCCAACAAAGTTCCTCCATAGACTGGAAGAGGCCTCTGAGGAGTAG